One segment of Leptospira kirschneri serovar Cynopteri str. 3522 CT DNA contains the following:
- the rsmA gene encoding 16S rRNA (adenine(1518)-N(6)/adenine(1519)-N(6))-dimethyltransferase RsmA — protein MSSREYPFRKVSEIRKFLESKSSAPLKKWGQNFLIDPNAIRSILDCLNSDLLSKIDRILEIGPGLGAISHGLLDFQKPVTLFEIDPIYSNWLREYLPEFELREGDALNFLPEYSKDSTYLFGNLPYYISSELTLNSVKNLKGLKGATFLVQKEFAKRISTEPSSIQFYLSAYGNWSLKKDIKAGAFYPKPNVDSSILEYKSSPVFKNESGFIALECICRTAFWGKRKKLTSSFRDAPVESLPLEVYSSENFSERTFRAECLKALKDVNIDLDKRPEELKSKDFHEVAKILSIYISEILNIS, from the coding sequence ATGAGCTCCAGAGAATACCCATTTCGGAAAGTTTCTGAGATTCGAAAGTTCCTGGAGTCAAAATCCTCCGCACCGTTAAAAAAATGGGGGCAGAATTTTTTAATCGATCCGAACGCGATTCGATCCATTTTAGATTGTTTGAATTCCGACCTTCTTTCTAAAATCGATCGAATTTTAGAAATTGGTCCCGGACTGGGCGCAATCTCTCACGGATTACTCGACTTCCAAAAACCGGTCACGTTATTCGAAATCGATCCGATCTATTCAAATTGGCTCAGAGAATACCTTCCGGAATTTGAACTCAGAGAAGGAGACGCTCTCAACTTTTTACCTGAATATTCAAAAGATTCAACATATCTTTTTGGAAATCTTCCTTATTACATTTCTTCCGAACTTACCTTAAATTCGGTTAAAAATTTAAAAGGATTAAAAGGCGCTACATTTTTAGTACAAAAAGAATTTGCAAAAAGAATTTCAACTGAACCTTCTTCGATTCAATTTTATCTTTCGGCATACGGAAATTGGAGTCTAAAAAAAGATATAAAAGCTGGAGCTTTTTATCCAAAACCAAATGTAGATTCCTCCATTTTAGAATATAAATCATCGCCCGTATTTAAAAACGAATCCGGATTTATTGCACTCGAATGTATTTGTAGAACCGCTTTCTGGGGAAAAAGAAAAAAATTGACTTCGTCCTTTAGAGACGCTCCTGTCGAATCTTTACCTTTAGAAGTTTATTCTTCCGAAAATTTTTCCGAAAGAACGTTTCGTGCCGAATGTTTAAAAGCGCTAAAGGACGTAAACATTGATTTAGACAAAAGACCAGAAGAACTAAAATCGAAAGATTTTCATGAAGTCGCAAAA